ACCGAAGATCATTGCCCCCTAGAACATGGCATACCATAAAGTATTCCTTCAAGCCTTTGTCATACCAAATGCAGGCATCTTCTGTTTGCCGTTGATCAAATACTGGCTCCTGATCAAACTTAAACGGACCTTCCGGTTTATCCGATTCGCCGATAAGCTGTATTCTAAACCACCCCTCTCTTCGTGCGCTGTCGCCTTTCATAATCATCATATAAGTTCCGTTTTGATAGATAACGGCAGGATTAACTGCTATATTTTTGAAATTCCCGTGCGGTACAACCACAGGGGAATCGTTCCGGCGGAACGGCCCTTCCGGCCTGTCTGCTATTGCAACTCCTATCCGCTGGGTGTTCCTTACAGTCTTGCCGTTCTCTCTAAGCCAGCTAAGGCTTAGCTTCTCAGACTCTTCAGCATTGGTTTTAATCTCTGAGAGGTCGTTGGCGATATAGTATAAGCAGATCTTCCCCTCTGCTTGGCATACATAGGGATTGGAGGAGTTCACTAGATCCCAGCCCCTGCTTTTTCGGGTCTTTAACACTACGTTTTTTGTTTGGAATGGGCCTTCTGGATCCTCAGCTACTGCATGAACGATTTCACTGCTGTTGAGCCAGGCGCCGAAGCCGTTTGATTTCGGCCAGCGGTTGTAGTAGGCGTGATATTTGCCGTCTTCCCATTTCATCACGCTCAGACCCCAGACGAAATATTCATCATTGGCTATAATATGTTTCGATGTTTTACTCTCAAGGAAGTTTTCTTTTACTTCTGATGGTATAGGCTGGAGATTAAATTCTGCGCCTACCGCAGAAACTGCGGTTAAAAGAACGCAGCAAACGATGGTCGGCAAGCATTTTGCTGTTGATTTATGCATATACATTCCTCGTTAAATAAGATTACTTTCGAAATTCGCTTTTCATATTATATCTTAAAAAGCCTTGATTTTTTTATTTTTTTGAAAAGGTGCTGGCTTTCGCTTTTGCTGCGATAAACTAAGATTGCTGGAGGAAAAAATATGGCTCTTCCGAAAAATGCGTACCTTATTGCAAAAAGCAAAGATATGGCGCTATTATAAATCTTAGAATAAAATCTGGAAATTCTCCTCAGTCTGCCTTTCCAGCTCCTCCGGGCTTACGCCTCTGAGCCTTGCAGCTCCCCTGCATATAAGCGGTATGTTTGCCGGCTCATTTCTGAGGTATCCCATATTGTTTTTGATATTCTTCTCTGCCGCTGCTTGAAGCAGGTATTCTTCAGGCGGGGTAAGATAGGGCGAATCGGTTTCGAGGAGTATTTTCCCTGCCGGTGCATTGCGAATAGCCCTGTGCATACTCTTGCAGTTGTCCTGAAGCATTTTGCCGTTGAACGAGAAATACACATCAAACTTTCCCAGCTCCCTCATAAATTCAGCAGAGCCGCTGTAGGAATGCATAAGAAGCCTCGGGTTTTCTTTTCTGCTGCTCAGCGTTTGCATTAATGCCCCGAACGCCTTCAGGCAATGCACAATAGCCGGCTTGCCGGCCTCGAGGCAAATATCGAGCTGCGTATTAAACACATCAATCTGCTTTTCAATATTTTCATTGCAGAGCAGCTTATCGAGCCCGATCTCGCCGATAGCCGCAGAGCGGTCTGCCAAGGCGTGCAGCTTATCTTTCCAGCCTTCGCTGAGCCGGCCGGCAAACCAAGGGTGCACCCCGTATGCCGGCAGCAGGCAGGGGTGATCTTGGCATATCAGCGAAACTCTCTGCCAGTCTTCGGGATTTGTCCCGCAGCAGACCATACGCCTCACACCTGAGCTGAGCGCCCTTTGGATAACTTCCTCGAGGTCGTCCCTGAAGCATTCGTCCTGAAGGTGAACGTGAGAATCAGTGAGGCTCATTTCCCGAGCAGCCTTTCCTGAAGGTAGCGGATGAAGGTGATAAGCTCCTCGCCGAATTCTTCAGGGCAGTTCAATACCGTTTTTTTAGCTTCATCCAAGAGCTCAAGGCCTCTGCCGGCCGCTAAAACCCTGTGCCTGCCGAATACATCCGCCAAACTTTCCGATTCGCAGGCAAGGATATACGGCAGTGTGTATATGCCCGCTGCTGCGTCGGCCTCTGTGTCTTCAAGATCGTTTGAAATCTGAAACGCAGACCCGCATTTCTCCGCTGCGAATCCGGCTTTGGAGCTCTCCGGCCTGATCCCTTCAGCCGCCGTACGGAAAAGCGAGGCAGTTTTCAGCGAGATTATCTTCATATAAACATCCGAGCTAACTGCACCGCAGAATTTCTGCTGTTCCTGCAGGAGCTCGCCCCTGCACATATCCTTCACGGCTTTCATCAGCGATTTTGTTTTTTCCGCCCCGCACTTTTCCAGACACAGAAGAGCCGCCTCAGACATCAGCGAATCGCCGTAGAGCAGGGCGGAATTCGCCCCTTCCCTTGCGGGAAAGCTTACCTGCCCGCGTCTTACCGTGCTTTTATCAAGAAGGTCGTCGTGGATGAGGCTCGCATTATGCACGATTTCGATAGAGGCTGCAAAATTAATTGTCTCCTCGTCCACTTCCCCTCTGCTTATGCAGAAGCAGAACAGCGGCCTGAGCATCTTCCCCTCGTTGAGTTTATCCGCTTCCTCCGAGAGCTCTTCAAGAGAGATGGCCGCATCAAGCACCTTACCTCTCACCTTGTTGAGCTGTTCTCCGAACTTCTCTGTTAATTTGTCATAATTGCTTTTCATTCGCCCGCATATAAAATAGTTATCAGAAATTATGTTTTTAATTATCATAACATTTAAGATTGTATGAGAAAAGCTATTTATTATGAACTTTATACTTCTTGTTAAGTACGTCCCCGACGTTTCAAGGATCACAGACAGCAGCTTCGACAGCGAAACAGGCAACCTCAGAAGGGCCTCACTGCCCGGTATTACCAACCCCGAGGACATATCGGCAATAAGCCTTGCAAAGAGAATAGCAGACCGCAAGGCAGACGGCAGCGACAAGTTTATCGCCCTTACGATGGGGCCTGCCCCCGCCTCGAAGGCGCTCTATGAAGCACTTTCGCTCGCTGCGGACAAGGCTTTCCACCTCCAAAACAGCAGGTTTGCAGGTGCTGACACTTGGGCAACTGCCGAAATCCTGACAAAAGCTATTAAGAAAATTGCTCGTGAAGAGTTTGGCGATGAGCCGTATGCAGTGGCGGGGGGGATGCAGTCCTGCGACGGAGATACCGCTCAGGTGCTTCCGCAGACGGCTGCCGCTTTGAATCTTCCAATAATCAGCTATGCCTTCGACGGAGACTACAGAGACCGAAGGTTTCACTTCTCCTGCATAAAGGAGGGGGGAGATGTATTTCTCAGCACGGGCGAAAAGTCCTTCGTGC
This window of the Sedimentisphaera salicampi genome carries:
- a CDS encoding glycoside hydrolase family protein, producing the protein MHKSTAKCLPTIVCCVLLTAVSAVGAEFNLQPIPSEVKENFLESKTSKHIIANDEYFVWGLSVMKWEDGKYHAYYNRWPKSNGFGAWLNSSEIVHAVAEDPEGPFQTKNVVLKTRKSRGWDLVNSSNPYVCQAEGKICLYYIANDLSEIKTNAEESEKLSLSWLRENGKTVRNTQRIGVAIADRPEGPFRRNDSPVVVPHGNFKNIAVNPAVIYQNGTYMMIMKGDSARREGWFRIQLIGESDKPEGPFKFDQEPVFDQRQTEDACIWYDKGLKEYFMVCHVLGGNDLRCFKSSDRKNWEPNSEPVFTEKHIQLDNGKIWKPRRMERPFILTDSQGNPETAYFSVLYQGRSANIAVPVRKE
- a CDS encoding polyprenyl synthetase family protein; this encodes MKSNYDKLTEKFGEQLNKVRGKVLDAAISLEELSEEADKLNEGKMLRPLFCFCISRGEVDEETINFAASIEIVHNASLIHDDLLDKSTVRRGQVSFPAREGANSALLYGDSLMSEAALLCLEKCGAEKTKSLMKAVKDMCRGELLQEQQKFCGAVSSDVYMKIISLKTASLFRTAAEGIRPESSKAGFAAEKCGSAFQISNDLEDTEADAAAGIYTLPYILACESESLADVFGRHRVLAAGRGLELLDEAKKTVLNCPEEFGEELITFIRYLQERLLGK
- a CDS encoding TatD family hydrolase; this encodes MSLTDSHVHLQDECFRDDLEEVIQRALSSGVRRMVCCGTNPEDWQRVSLICQDHPCLLPAYGVHPWFAGRLSEGWKDKLHALADRSAAIGEIGLDKLLCNENIEKQIDVFNTQLDICLEAGKPAIVHCLKAFGALMQTLSSRKENPRLLMHSYSGSAEFMRELGKFDVYFSFNGKMLQDNCKSMHRAIRNAPAGKILLETDSPYLTPPEEYLLQAAAEKNIKNNMGYLRNEPANIPLICRGAARLRGVSPEELERQTEENFQILF